Below is a window of Streptomyces qaidamensis DNA.
GCCCTGATTAGCGCTTGAATTTGCCTGGCGGCAAATTCTTGAGGTTAATTCTTTTGTTGGTTCTATTCGCCTGGCGGCGAATCGTTTGGGCTTTTCCTTGACCGCTGGCGCGGTCTTTGTGTGTGGGGGGCTTCTTTTCGGCCGCTGGCGCGGCCTTGGGGGTTGGTGGTGAAGGGGTGAGGTGTTGTCATATCTGTTGGCATGACTGTGAGTTGGGTGTGCGTGAGGGGGTGGAGTTGGGGGGACACGGGACGTGAGGATGTGTCGTGTGGGGGTGGTGCACTCCTGTGCACGCCCCATTTGTGTTTGTTAGGTAGGGGTGGCGGTCCGTTCTCGGGGGTGTGTGGAGCGCCTGACGGCGCTGGTTGTCGTGGTGTGGGTGCTCACGGTGATGTGTGTCTTGGGGCGGGGGCGGCCATGCATGTCTACGGGGCGGTGTGTACCTCGTCGGCGGGGGTGATCTCTATGTCGTCGGTCCTGATTCGAGGAGACCGGTGAGCCTGACTCTGTCGCCGGCCTAGAGCACGCCGTGGACGGCACCACAACCATTCCGAGGCCCTGGCGCCCTTCGAGGGCGTCCAGGACGCCGTCGCCCTCGAAGGGCCCTGCGGGTGTGGGGGCCGGGGGGCCTGCGTGCGGCTCGGCGTTCCGGAGCTTCTTCCTGACGGGTCGATCGGCGAGACGTGGGCGGGGACGAGGGAGCAACCCACGGTGGTGTATTGGGCTGTATGGCTGTCTGCGGCCCTGGGCGCCAACGCCGGGCGACGTACGTGAGCCCGTACCCCTCGTTCTTGGGTACGGGCTCGGGTCTTGTGCTGGGGGCTGTGGCTCAGCGGGTGAGTTGAGTGTCCGCGTGTGCGGGGCGTTCGATGCCGGCTCTCATGCGGTGACGGCCGGCCGGGTGGGGGGTGAGGTACCGGGAGCAGCCGGGGGCCACGGCGTGGAGGGTGCGGGAGATGTCGGCGGGTTCGGTGTCGGGGGGGGGGGGGTGGTTGTCGACGTCTTGGGCGAGGTTCTTGAGGGCGCGGTGCTGGAGGAGCTTGAGTGCTCCTTCGCTTCGGTTCATCACGCGGGCGCTCTCGGAGACGGAGAGGCCTTGGAGGAAGCGGAGCACGATGCACTCGTACTGGGCGGGGTTGAGGTCGTTGAGGGCGCTCAGGAGTGTGGGGAGGGGGAAGCCGGCGGGTTGTTCGCCGGCGGTCGCGGCCAGGAGGGCGGTGACCGCCTGGCGGCGTGTGTCTTGTTGAGGCACGGTTTTCTGTGTGGCGGAGACGAGGGCTCGGGCGGTGGCGATCAGCCGGGTCTCGGGGTCGGCGGTCGTGAGGTGGGGCAGGGCTCGGAGGAAGGTCTTGCTGGTGAGTTCCTCGGCGGTGGGGCCAGTGCCGACGAGGAGGCAGATGTAGCGGTAGACGAAGTCGGCGTAGCGGTCGTAGAGGGTGTGGATGGTCGGCTGGGCTGCTGAGGGGGTGGGTGCGGGTGTCCGGGGGGGGGGGGGTTGGTCGGTGAGGAGGTCGCGGAGGCGTCGGCGGGCGTGGCTGAGATGGGCCCGGACGGTGCTGCGCGAGATCTCGAGGGAGGTGGCGATCTCGTCCGTGTTCATGGACTTCACGTAGCGAAGGACGACGATGGTCCGCTGGGTGGGCGGGAGCTCCTTGATCGCGCTGAAGAGCATGTCCTTGAGCACGATGATGTCGGCCGGGTCGGGCTCGGCCTCCAGGTAGGAGATGTCGTCCTCGAAGGTGGAGGTGGGGGCGGTGCGCGCCCACAGGCGGTTCTGGGCGAGGACGTTACGGCGTACGGCGGTGATCCCGTACGCAGTGGGGTTGTTGATCGTGTCCCAGCGGGCGAGGACGTCGAAGTAGGCGTCCTGGACAGCGTCGAGCGCCTGCTCGCGGCTGGTCGCGTGGTACCGGGCATACGCGAGGAAGCGGCGCTGGGTCTCGGCGTAGAAGTCGTCGAAGGCGGCGTACGGCATCGGCCCGGGCGGGCCGGACTCCGGTGTGGTGGAGTCCGGCCCGCGGCCGGTTGAAGAGGGTCCTGTCACGGCAGTTCACTGCTTACGGCGGTGTTCGGAGCCCGGCTGGGGGCGTGGTGTCCTTCGGTGGAGCTGGAATTGGTCAGCTGCTGGGTGAGGATGGCGAGGACCGCGACGGTGACGCTCGCGAGGGCGAGCTTCTCGCTGACGGTCCAGCGCTGCCAGAACCACGTCGGGTCGGTGTGGCCGATGCGGAGGTGGCATCGGACGAGTCGGCTGCCCACCAGCATGGACACGGTCGGGATAACCAGGAGGAGGGCGCCGAGGACCAGGGCCGGCCAGAGGTGCTGCAACTGGCTGCCGGCGATGCCCCAGCCCGTGGCGGCCGTCAGGACGTCGAGCGCGAGACCGAAGCCGAGGGCTCGGCGGCGGCGCGAGGGACGCCACAGGGCCCAGGAGGCATGGTCGCCTCCGAGGGCGTGGCGGAGGTCCTCGCACCGGCCGTCGACCCAGTCCTCGTCGGTGCCCTTGACGGTGGCGAAGACGCCCTTGGAGGTCATCTCCACGCTGATCTCGCGGTCCGGGTGGGTGGCCTTGAGCGTCAGGTTGGTCAGCACGACGTTGCTGCCGCTGGTGACGAACCGGGTGATCCTCGGGTGGTTGAGGAGGTCGAGGAGGGTGTCGGCGGCCGCGGTGACGCAGCGGTTGTCGTCGGCGCCGCGCTGGGCACGAGGGATCGCGTAGCGGGTGCTGAGCGAGATCTCGCTGGGGTCGAAGCGCAGGTTGACGCGGCGGAGCAGCTCGTCCACGTTCTTGCGCGTGATCTTGTGCGGCCGCAGTTGCGGCTCGCTGGAGAAGGGAAGGTCAGTCATCACCGTGGTGTTCTGATCGGACCGGCTTGCAGTTCCCGGAGGAGCTGCAAGCCGGTTGCGCCTGTCGGAAGTTGGCTGCCCCTCGCGCTCCGGCCAAGGTTTGCTTAGAGGTCGCCATGAAACAGCATGACTCCCACGGACCCCGCTCGTCTACACGATCTCGGGTTTGGGTTTCGGCTGTCGTTCTCCGTGTTCTCCTCGCGTCGTCGACTGATCGTCAGCAAGAGGTGGGCGGGGCCGGTTTCGGCAGGAGCCTCGGAGCCGGAACGGCTGCTTCCGGAAGGCTGGCGCTGAGGGCGGCTCACATATATGCGAGCCGTGAGGCGGTCCGGCTTCCATCTCCATTTCCGCAAGTTTGTTCTAGGGGCACATTTTTGAGCGACATTCAAAGTGCACGTCAGGACGGGTCGTTCGCGGCTTCGTCCCGCAGCAGATCTACTCCGCCACGGGGCGAATGAATTACACGCAAATTAACCGCCCGCCTCGGGCAGGCGTCGCGGAGTTCCTTCAAAAGATTCCCACCGCCTCATCATGATCATCTGCAAGCGGGCCCTGAAGGAGGGGCTATGAAATTTATTCTCTGACCGTAGGGCTGCCCGAAAGTAAGGAGCCCTGCCGTAATGCGGCGGAAGAAGGCGGCCAGCCACCGATCAGCCGTGTGAACAACGCTGCGGGTCAATACACCTAGCGCTTTCCTCCGCTGTGGCTCTCGTTGAGCAGCCTTGGGCGATCGGCCCATAAGTCTTTGCTCCACGCCGCAACAGAGTGCCGCCGGCGGTCTTCCGTGAGCCGGGGACGGTAGCGGCTGTCCCGGCCCGGGTCCTCTGCGCTGCCTACGGCTGCCGCCGAAGGCCCGTGAGGGGAGGACGGCACTGCGGTGATGGTCCGGCCCTGGCGGACCGGTACGGCTCCCGGTCACGGTGCACTCTTGGCGTGCCTTCTTCCGGCCTCCGGCGGGGAACACCCTCTGCGGCTGGCGGGCCACGTGGGTAAATGCCCGCGTCGCCGCGTCAGAGGCACGAAGGCGTCTGCCTACCTTTTAAAGTTCGTGGACGGCTTCCCTTGCGCAACCGTCGCAGATCACGTATGGCTCGCCACGACGGGCCGGTCGCCCAAAGGAGGACCGCTCTCTGCAGACCCCCGGCCCTGGACATCGTCGGTATTGCCCGCCGTGATACTCACAGCCTTCGCACTGGTCCTGTCGGTCGCGTGCGAGTGCTGTGGCCTGCTGGGCGAGTGCAGAGCTCCTGCCAGATCGTGTCTGCGAAAGGACGACGCTGCGCAGTGGTTCAAAGAGGCGGGCATGGGGTAGTGGCGGCCCGACAGAGCTGTTCCGGTTGGTCGTGTCCGCTGGGAGGGCTGCTGCGGCTCTCCCAGCCGGATCCGCACGCGGCAGCGAACACGCCCAGGGGCTGCGTCCGCTGTCCTGGACAGCGGGGAGCTGCTGTTCGATCCGTGAGAGCTTACGCGTTGCGATCCGCCCTAGGGGCCGGGACCGCTTGGAGAACGTGATGGCGGTGGCTTGCCTGGCAGATCGGGCAGCCCTGCCCGCAACCGCCAGCGGCGACGGGCACGGGGCGAGCCACTGAGTCGGGTTGCAGAGTTCGTCGACGTACAAGAGCTCGATGCCGCCCCTGGAGCGGCCTGGGGCTTCAGCTACGCCCGTCAGACAGCCAACGGAGCGGGCAGCCTTCTCCGCGCTCTCACCGCTGGGCTACAAGGACAGTGTTCTTCTGGCGAAGGCGGCGGCGCAACTGGCAGACGTTTGGCCGGTCGGCAGCGCTGCGAGCACCAGGAGCCGGGAATGGCCCAGCCTCTCGGGCTGCCCGCAGAGCGACCGGTCATTTCCTTTACCGCCGGTGGGGCACTGGCGGCGTCGGGCTCCTCTCACGCTCGTACCGCGGTGCAACCGGCTCTCCCGTGGTCTGGCCCGTGCTCCGTTCCTGCGATGGCGGCGCCACAGTGTGGTGTCCATCCGTCCCGCGTTGGACTGAAGGGGTGCGGTGCATCGCTGCTGCAGCCGATCTTCATGTCGTCGAGGGTTGTGACGGCCTGATGTGGGATGGACCCCTCACCTGCCGGCCGCAGTCGCCGACAGTCCAGCGCTAAACGGTCGCCGATCTGGCTTCACCACACGCGCCCGTCCCAGCCCGCGGGATGAGTTCCTTCGCAATCAAGGCTTCCAGTTTTCGCACCTGTGCCCCCAGCGGGAGCGGCCCCTGGTGTACCCCCTTCGCACACTGCCTGCTGGGACGCGCCGCTGCGTTGCTGCGCTGGTCAACGCAGTTCTGCGGCACGCTGCGACGGTAGGGGGCCGCAAACAGAAGCAGGCGGGAGCTCTCGCTCCCGCCTGGCCGGTCCGCCTCTCATCTCTTGGCCGGAGCGCGGAGACGAACCGTTCTTCTTCCGACAGCGATGGCTGGCATCACTGCGCAACCGGCACAGCCGGTCCATGTAGTAAGAGTGCCACGATGGCGTGAACGTTGAACACCATTAGCGGGTTCCTGGTTACGTATCACTCTTCAGCGAGAATCAAAACAGCGTGCGGATCCGTGTAAACCGGTCGGCGAACCGCCAGCATCGCTGCTGCGCTGATGCGCTGCGTCGAACGCCCCAGACGATTGCGCCGCTCATCTTCTGACGCTCCATCAGTTGTGCGCGTCGGTGGATGCCCGTCCTGGTTTCGCCACCGCCCACCGCCGCGGCGGACACCGCAAGGCGCCCCCGATCCGTCCGGATGAGCCGCACAGCCGATCACCGCATCGCACCGCAGACGGGCCCGGGCTCACCGCAAGAACCGGGGAGCCTGGCCTGGACAGTGGGTGAGGACCGAGCCCGAGCCGGTCAGGCAGGAAGAACGCCGCAACGGCTGACGAGGCCGACCACCGCAACACACGACGTTCGCGGCCGCCTCGATCGTCGGCGAAGTCTTCCTGCTGTTGAGGTCGCACCCGGTAGGCGCCGCTGGCACGCCGGTCGCACACAGCGCGCGGCAGCCTGACGGACGGTCCGGTCGTCTCCTGGGCCGAGCCGTCAGATCCGTCTGCGTCCTGGGGATCCAGAGACGATGCCCACGGGAAGAGAGCTTGCAATACGGACGCGGCAGGCCAGGCGTCCGGCCGGGGAAGGGTTCACGGGCGCAGGGACAACCGGGACGGGCAAAGCAGTCGCGGGCTGCCTTCCCCGCAGCGCCATTGCGTGGCAGACGGCACGCTTCCTGGCGGCTTTGGGCCGGCTGCTGAACGCCGGATCTGCCCCGACGATCTGATTGCCGTCGCCCAAGAGCCACGAACGAGGAGGACTCGAGTTGAGGAGGACGGCCTGCTCGTTGGTCAAAGACGTCCGACGCGTGGGCCGCTTGCAGCGGCCCACTGTCCGGAAGGCGGCTGTGTGCGCATAGCGCGATGTGGTTTCGACGCGAGATGGGCAGTCGCACCGTCCCTGATGTATGCGGGAACAGCAGGCACCCGCACACGCCAATGTGATCAATGAGGCCGCGCTATCGCAGCCAGCTCGGCTCAGCGGACACCGTACAGCGCCGCGTCATGGTTATCCGGCTAGCCCCGGATCGTCCCGATCGGGTCTGTCATCTGCCGGGCGCGGCAACCGTAGACGACTGTGACGGCGACCATTCCGAAGGCACCGATCAGGGCCGGCATGGCCTCGGCCGCGACTAGGACGGCGACAGCGGCGGCACGCAACGGTTCGCGGTCCTTGGCAGGCTGCAGGTCCGTGAGCTCACTCTCTTCGAGCAGAGCGCATGGTCGGCCCTGGCAGTAACGGCCAGCGATGGTGACCAGGGATTACGCTACCTCGGTGAGCGCGTCCGGCCCCGCCGTGTCGATCTTCGCTTGGGCTGCGCGGAGCGCGGCCACAACGAGCCCCGCATGCTTTTTAAGCGTCCGCCGCCGGTGGGACCGCCACACGAGATGGCGCTGGCGGCGGACTGCGCTGCCGACGCAGCGCTCCACGATGGCCATCGCTCCGGAAGAAGGTACGCAGCGGTTTGCCCGTCTCACTCGCGGCGTCGCGGGCGGCGTCCGCGACGATCAGCGCATGGCAGCAATAGACCTGGCGATGCCCTCAGTCCCCCGTCCTACAGAGCCAGGCACCACATGGTCGGCAGCTACAGGATCACCACGCCCAGGGTTTGCCGATCGCGGTCGCCACACCGCCCCCCTGCAACGAGAGCAGCGCTCCCTCATCCGCGGAAAGGACTTTGCCCAAGTCGAGTACCCAGTACCAGGCAACGGCCGCGGCACCGGTGGCGATGAGACACCGCTCGGCACAGGGCTATGGACACCGAAGTTCACGAGCGCCTGGTGCGCTTTGGTGATCGCGCTGTCCGCCCTGCGGGAACCCCGGCTTCTGAGTCGGCGGGGAACTGCTGTGGTCACAATGCCGAGCATGGCAGCCCGAGGCCACTGCGTACGCCGGTACGACGGCTTCCGCCAGCCGACTCGCCAGATCTCGCTCCCCTAGCCGCAGCCGGGTCATCCCACCGGCATGAGCGTGCACCACTCCCCCAGGCCCAGCACGGCGCAACGCCTCCGCAGCAATAGCGGCCACGGCAGCTCTCCATATCATCGGAATTGATCATGGAGGGGACTCGAGAAGCGACTCCCGAAGACGTCGGCAAACGGCTCCCATTCTCGCGTACCCAGGCGGGGGAGGGCGGCATGTGCGACACATCGTCTCCAGATCGCGAGAGTCATTCCGACTGATTGATAACAAAAATATGGATTGACTTTGGTAAATTCCATTAGATTACCGAAGAAGCATCCAGGAGGCTCGAAGACCAATATTCGAACTTTACTTTCTCCTCTCTTATATGTATGACCCTATGTGTGATCGTCCTCGTCCAGGCAGTCACGTCAGCGAGGAAAGGGGCAGCGTAGGCGGTGCCCCACGTCGTGCCGCGCTGCAGCCACACGGCCGATCCGGCCCAGTTCCGCCTGCTCTCGTTCTGCCACGGGCCGCCGCCTGGGCATGCGGGGTAAATCGTGTGCGCTGCGCCGGGACTGCGTGGCTAGTCTGTTGTGAGGGGCTGCAGGTTTGAGCTTCCTGTGCGCCAGCGGAGAGGGAAGAGATACATGGCTACGGCGGGTTCTCGCGCTGGCCGGCGTGCGGCAGCAGGTGAGATGGAGCCCTATCTCGGCACCGGGACACCGTTCGTAACCCCGGTCGTCGGTGGAGGGCTTCGCCGCTTCCGGCGCCCAGGCGACGTCCAGGGTGCTGGTCTTCGCACGGCGTGGGACCAGATACACAAGGCCGAACAGCAGCTGCCCCGGCTGCTCGAGGAGATTTCCCAGACGGCACTGGCAGCAGACCCGGTCATGCTCTACAGCAGCCTTCATGTTTTCGACGCCATGCGCCGGTCGTCGCAGCCGGGGCACATGACGTTCGGCAGCGACGCGATGGTGGAGTTCTACGGAGGCCTGGTCACCGCGATGCCGGCGGATCAGGTCCTTCAGCGGCTCGGCGCCGATTTCCACCCGCAGGCGCTGTTCGACATGGACCGGCTGCTGCGCGAGTACGCACAGGCGGAGAACCTGGCGCATCAGGCCAAGGTCCTCCGCGAGGGCGCTGCGGACAAGCAGACGAGTGTCCTGCACATGCTGCAGATGGAGCAGCGCTTCGACCGGATGCAGGGCTACCCCGCACAACTGCGCCCGATCTTCGAGGAGATCACGGCTCCTTTGGGCGACGCGTCCAGAGCGGTCCTCGGTTTCGCGCTGCACCAGGCGCTGGAGGCCGCGGACATCTATCACGCCCGGCAGGCTGCACGGTTGGGTGAAGTCATGGATGCGTTCGAGAACGCCTCTGCCGTTCTCGCCCCGTCCCCTGACAGAGAACAGCGTGTGCAGGTGGCGGCCACGCTCACCGCAGGAGTGGCCACGTTCGGGGCCTCGCCCATCGAGGACGACCTGCCTGGGGTGCTCGCCACGGAGCTGAATGCTCCTCACGAGGAGATGGCCCGCCTGGTCGCTGCCCTGACCACGCCGCTGGGCAGCCAACCAGCGCTAAAGACCCTGGGCGACACGAACTCACTGCGCCGCCGTCCGGTCATCGGCCTGGACAACTCACGCAGTCTGTGGGCACGTCCCGGGGACTTCATGCACGAGGCACTCGACTGGGCCGCCGACGCCTGCCACAATCACCCTGACCTGCTGAAGAGCTTCGACAAACAGCGCCAGGACGGCTGCGAAGAACTCGTCCGGCGCACCCTGGCCGCGGTGTTCGGAGAGATCTACGTCCATCACGGCGCCACCTACCCGGACCCGGGCCATCCGGACGTCGACGTTCTCGTCGCCATGCCCGGCGCCGTCCTCACCGTCGAGGCCAAGGGCGGGCGTTTCACCGATCCTGCCCGCAGAGCGGCACCGGACCGGGTGAACAGAAAGACACGCGAGTTCGTCGACAAGGCCCTGGAA
It encodes the following:
- a CDS encoding RNA polymerase sigma factor, with translation MTGPSSTGRGPDSTTPESGPPGPMPYAAFDDFYAETQRRFLAYARYHATSREQALDAVQDAYFDVLARWDTINNPTAYGITAVRRNVLAQNRLWARTAPTSTFEDDISYLEAEPDPADIIVLKDMLFSAIKELPPTQRTIVVLRYVKSMNTDEIATSLEISRSTVRAHLSHARRRLRDLLTDQPPPPRTPAPTPSAAQPTIHTLYDRYADFVYRYICLLVGTGPTAEELTSKTFLRALPHLTTADPETRLIATARALVSATQKTVPQQDTRRQAVTALLAATAGEQPAGFPLPTLLSALNDLNPAQYECIVLRFLQGLSVSESARVMNRSEGALKLLQHRALKNLAQDVDNHPPPPDTEPADISRTLHAVAPGCSRYLTPHPAGRHRMRAGIERPAHADTQLTR